A genomic stretch from Desulfurococcaceae archaeon MEX13E-LK6-19 includes:
- a CDS encoding FAD-dependent monooxygenase: MDKSNRIKSTVVIVGLSYSGLAAAHKLLSQGIDVVVVDKNPGLVPSAYYAGVEGKVYVEHRVLRDVGLETRMDAGDPRGVWIDSLELLSRLLVGIYGRKGVVITGYDIEPFFVEKNGELWFAGAILRIPSEDHGLMEDHCVVESKYLIDASGLSAEPTISVIESLRPGVVPQGPGPVVPGSRDVVEKTQWVIEDMILATGLAAASIFGATLPFPDVTPLLESGVRAADMIIESLNSIEKPRNKERIDDLYGLM; encoded by the coding sequence TTGGATAAGAGTAATCGTATTAAATCAACTGTAGTAATTGTTGGTTTAAGCTATTCTGGTTTGGCAGCAGCACATAAGCTGCTATCACAAGGTATAGACGTTGTAGTTGTTGACAAGAACCCTGGCCTTGTTCCCTCGGCGTATTATGCTGGTGTCGAGGGGAAAGTCTATGTTGAACATAGGGTTCTCAGAGACGTTGGCCTAGAAACCCGCATGGATGCTGGCGACCCTCGTGGTGTGTGGATTGATTCACTGGAATTACTGTCTAGACTACTCGTGGGTATCTATGGTAGGAAAGGAGTAGTGATAACAGGTTATGATATAGAGCCGTTTTTTGTTGAGAAAAACGGGGAGCTATGGTTTGCTGGAGCGATTCTCAGAATACCTAGCGAGGACCACGGGTTAATGGAGGATCACTGTGTTGTTGAGTCAAAATACCTTATTGATGCTAGTGGATTGTCTGCAGAACCCACAATATCTGTTATCGAGAGCCTGAGACCCGGAGTAGTACCACAAGGCCCTGGGCCCGTTGTCCCTGGGTCACGGGATGTCGTTGAGAAAACACAATGGGTTATAGAAGACATGATCTTGGCGACAGGACTTGCTGCAGCAAGTATCTTCGGTGCAACACTACCATTCCCCGACGTAACTCCTCTGCTGGAAAGCGGTGTTAGAGCAGCAGACATGATAATTGAGTCCCTTAACAGCATCGAGAAACCAAGGAATAAAGAGAGAATAGATGATCTATATGGGTTAATGTAG
- a CDS encoding transcriptional regulator, with protein sequence MLTLFDLGYRYLFPSMRRRLVEILHNELGLEQIEIAEKLEISQAAVSRYLSMKRGVLIDISRYKDVDAKLKKLAEEIAYENIDTYTIYKGLVSITIYFLAKGYACRYHARIDPSIDPSRCRICLEILSRLYEQ encoded by the coding sequence ATGCTAACACTATTCGATCTCGGATACAGGTATTTGTTCCCATCAATGAGAAGGAGGCTAGTGGAAATACTGCACAACGAACTTGGTCTCGAGCAGATAGAAATAGCGGAGAAACTAGAGATCTCGCAAGCAGCTGTTTCAAGATACTTGTCGATGAAGAGAGGAGTGCTCATCGATATTTCTAGGTATAAAGATGTTGATGCAAAACTAAAGAAGCTGGCTGAGGAAATCGCCTATGAAAACATAGACACATATACCATCTATAAGGGGCTCGTGAGCATAACAATCTACTTCCTCGCGAAAGGATATGCATGCAGGTATCATGCACGAATAGACCCAAGTATAGACCCTAGCAGATGTAGGATATGCCTAGAGATACTATCGAGACTTTACGAACAATAA